Part of the Girardinichthys multiradiatus isolate DD_20200921_A chromosome 14, DD_fGirMul_XY1, whole genome shotgun sequence genome is shown below.
gagcagcagcttacCTACAGCTAAGAAGAAGTGGTTAGATAAGCTCATTAGAAAGGCCAGCTCTGTCTTAGGATGCCACCAGGACACAGTGCAGGCGGTGGGAGACAGAAGGGCtctagcaaaaataacatcactgttaGATAATGTCTTCCACCCCATGcttgaagctgttgcagaactggagacCTCAGTCAGTAACAGACTGCTGCAccctaggtgcacaaaggagtgttatcacagatccttcctcccactagctgttagactttataactcTCAGTGCTCCCAACATGctcaataagtgtttacatctatgctgttatttgcacaattttaccatttttttaatagcatgttgtttttcttatgcacaattacaaatgcatttttgtacattttcaaattACTCTACTCAGCtgcacatttcatttaatctgaGTGTGCCATTTTTAATACATGTACaggatttctttttatgttgtcagttttttttttactttactgtacaGTCCACTCTTACtttttgatttttagtttttatttttgtttgtgagTTAATGTACACTTCTACTTGCCTTTTATCCGTGAAAAAGACATGGCAGCACAcgttgctccaaaacctgtatgtacctttcagcattaatggtgccttcacagataCCAGCtacccatgccatgggcactaacgcactcccataccatcacagatgctgacTTTTGAACTTTGCACTGATAACAATCCAGATTGTCATTTTCCTCTTTGTCCCGGAGGACACAGTCAATGAattccaaaaacaatttaaatgacCACAGCATACTTTTCCACTTTGCATCAGTCCATCTCCGATAAGCTCTGGTCCAGAGAAGCCGGCAGcgtttctgggtgttgttgGTATGTGGCTTCGCTTTAcatggtagagttttaacttgcacttgtaGATGTACGGACGAACTGTGTGACGAAGTGTCTATTGTGCTTTAGTTCCTTTACATTTTACATGAATACATCGTAAACACCGATTAAAATAGTGTGAAACTCTGTAAGTTAGGTGTTTTAACATACTCAGGCATCTGATTAGGGTAACTTCTGGGGGGGTTCCCTTTGGTAGTTTTCTGAGCACTGGGAGGAGGAGACCAACAAACTGCTGGATGGACTAAATATCTGCCCTGGAAACACCTTGGATAGTGTTGCTGGGGGAAGGGCCATCAGTTTCCTTCTAAACCTGTTATGAATGGATGTTCAATTATTGCCACATTCATTGCACTATAAAGGACCATTTGGAAGGTTACTGTATTTCAAATGCCCTGCACTCACTCTCTGTATGACAACAATATATTCACTGCTTTGAAAGCTCACGCCTGATGTAGAATTAAGTGACCAATATGCTATAGCTCGTGGAGATTGATGAAGACATTGTAAAGTTACGAAATAAAGAGTGAGGAAAATGTGGGGTTATTTACGACCAAATTCAACACTGAAATCGCACTCAGCAGCTTTCCAAATATTCTGCAGGTTATATCAAAAATGGTTCATGACAAacccagatttttatttggatttctaGTTAAAGACCAAAACCTTCTGGAGATGCTTCTATCCCTTCAGCAAATCATAAAATCACTATAACTGAGTACCTTTGTATCAGTagcaacttttaaaaatattttaatgaatatgTTGTCTGAAACCTGCACGTTTCAGCTTAAATGTTTTACGTTTAATTTTATTCTGTGTATGTCACAgtattgttttatgattttaatAGTATTCTTATTGTTGGTATATTGCTAAGTTGAATATTGTTGTAATGATGTGCTAACCGGATTTACTGTTGTGTTTCATGCCAGGTCGTTACTGTAAATAAGAATCTGTTCTTAATAActtacctggttaaataaaggtctaaataaaaaattaattaataaaaataatattaccaGTTCTAAAtcgttttaatttaaataaaaaggatttAGGGAGGTGATTTCAGGCATTTGTCTTAAAAACACTAATAACTGAAAGAGGATATTGCTTTATAGCCAAACAGagcttttttgtgtgttttcctcTCCATGTAGGTGTCTCAGTAAGTGTTTCCACCTTTAACCTGGTGGCCATCTCCCTGGAGCGCTACAGTGCCATTTGCAACCCTCTCACCTCCAGGGCGTGGCAGACGAAATCCCACGCCGCCAAGGTCATCACCGCCACCTGGGTGGTGTCCTTTATCCTGATGCTACCTTACCCTATCTCCAGCACCTTGAAGCCTTTCACCCGCCTCAACAACAGCACGGGACACATGTGCCGACTGGTTTGGCCCAACGACATCATCCAGCAGTCctggtgaaataaaatgttgtttaatgGGAAGATTCATAATTCACATGCTCTGAGACATGGCGGTCACAAAGCAGCCAGTATAAGAAGAGATTTTCAAAGGATTTTCTCATCATTGTGAAGAAAGAGCAAGACAGCCACCGGGGAAAATCCAGAAACACACAGATAACCTTTTTAACAGATAACACAATCTGATTGGTGCAACCAATCTGATTGGTGCAACCAATCAGATTGGTGCAACCAATCAGATATGCAACAACACAACCAAAATAAATGCCTGGAAGTGGTGGATTTGATTTGGGCCCTATGGGTAGTTGCCCAGTGCGGTACTAGAAGGGTGTGCAAGTAAAAAACTCTTATCAATTCTTTCTGCCCTGAACAAGTTTTATATCGCTTCTATGCTTGTGCAGGGACCCCCCTATGTTGAGTAGGCACTTTTAAGAATATAGAAGAGATCAGGCTCTGTTTGCTGTCAATCACGGTGAATTCACCTTTAGCCTTGCCAAGCCAGGACGtttgaagaaattattttttcacaaattgtTCTGTAGTGGTGGTTGGGTGCACTTCAGTTAAATACAACCATTGCTGAAATTTGTTAAATTTGGTGATTACAGGTACGTGTCACTGCTGCTGATCCTTTTCTTGGTCCCTGGTATCGTCATGATGACAGCTTATGGACTCATCTCTTTGGAGCTCTACAGGGGAATCAAGTTTGAGCTGTCCAACAGGAGACCTAGCCGTggtatgaaaacaaaacatcgcAGCAACAATTATTTATATGCTCAGTGTTTTATTGTCCTTTTaaaatacaggaaaaacagagatTACATTATTTTACCCAGCAACATGCTTTAAGTGCCTTACAGCATGTTGAATAACATTAAACATGTTGCAATCATTGTggattaataaaacaaacagaggTGTAACCACAGATAGATAAACAGACGCTGCATAATGCTGTGGAAAGGATACGTTGGTGCTTCTATCATATCATACATCGCAAGTTTGCTTCAGAAACAATAGAGGTCTTCTTGGAAACCGAGttttcaaatgaaagaaaagctaAAGTTTATGTCCAGCtaatttttgttgtgttttgtacTCTGTAGTAATAACTGCTACCACTTAAACCACTGTTTATCATTCACCACTAAAATACACCAAACCAGCTAATTCAGTTTTAAGTATATTAATCAAATTGCATTTAGTTGAGCTGTTTGGTAaattaacaaaagaaagaaacatttttattgtgttCTTCAGATGTCAGACAGACTAAGCCCTTCCATagtatttaatttattcatttattatctCAAGTGAAACTGACGACTTTTTTGCTGCTAATGCTTCACAGTATCACTGTGACTGTAGTTTAATTAAAACTATTTGCTTTACCTTTGAACCAAAACGTTTAATTTCAATATGCTAGGGTGGTTAGCAAAGCATTTagcaaaaaagggaaaaagagaAACTTAAAGTCAGGAAGTCCCTGCTCTAGCTGCTGTATGCTAATGTGAAGAATGCGCTCTGAacctatttttattgtttttttacattctcTGTACCAGAACGGAAACCCAGCACTGGCAGTATCAAACCAGGAGACAATGATGGCTGCTACTTACAACCATCTAAAAGGAAGAGTTTATCGCTGAATACAGGCAGCTCTGCTGAGGCTACCAGCAAACCAATGGCTGGGCGGGTGTGTGGCAGCAGCAACTCTACATCCAACCTGATGGCCAAAAAACGTGTGGTCCGCATGCTCCTGGTCATcgtctttctcttcttcctttGCTGGACTCCTATCTCTGTGGTCAACGCGTGGCAGGCATTCGACAAGCGGTCAGCCTACCGCCTGACAGGGGCTCCCATCTCTTTCATCCACCTGCTGTCCTACACCTCGGCCTGTGTCAATCCTATAATTTACTGCTTCATGAACAAGCGCTTCCGCCAGGGCATTTTGGCCACCTTCACCTGCTGCCCCTGCTTAAGGAAGAGGAACAGCAGGAGTAGCACCTCTGGGAGGTTGAGTGGAAGTAGAGTGTCTAGAGGGGACACATGTAGATCAAAAGCAGAGGAAAAGTCCTATGAGCAGAACGGTCATACTCCTCCAAGCATAGCCAGCACACGCTTTTCCTACACTGGTATCCGTGCGTCAGCCTGGAGTGAGCTGACATGACCTGGACTGCTTTGCACATACGTAGAAGTGCTACTTTAAGTGAAAACACATGATGTGAGCGTTTTGTGTGTTGTAAAGCCTTCACAGTGCTTGCAAGACTAgtgtatatttttctttaattttagcTTGGTGTGACATGACACGAGTAGATAGGTTAATGACTGCTGGATGCAGTGCTCTCACAGCAGATGAACGTAGTCAGAAGTCTCCCTGAAACCTTCAGAGTCCGGAGTCCTACTGATGCTTATTCGGCTTCAGGGACCACAAGTGTGACATGGTGACAAGTGTGCTCTGATGCAGCAGTAAACAAGTCAATGTCCCAGTTCTACATATAAGTGCGTCCATGTATTTTA
Proteins encoded:
- the cckar gene encoding cholecystokinin receptor type A, with protein sequence METFTIHDMLINSTDLSKILCNFGIRNISDCESERDLSPEPKDINQTVRIILYSLIFLLSVVGNSLIIAVLVRNRRMRTVTNLFLLSLAVSDLLVSLVCIPFTLIPNLMKDFIFGTGICKLVMYFMGVSVSVSTFNLVAISLERYSAICNPLTSRAWQTKSHAAKVITATWVVSFILMLPYPISSTLKPFTRLNNSTGHMCRLVWPNDIIQQSWYVSLLLILFLVPGIVMMTAYGLISLELYRGIKFELSNRRPSRERKPSTGSIKPGDNDGCYLQPSKRKSLSLNTGSSAEATSKPMAGRVCGSSNSTSNLMAKKRVVRMLLVIVFLFFLCWTPISVVNAWQAFDKRSAYRLTGAPISFIHLLSYTSACVNPIIYCFMNKRFRQGILATFTCCPCLRKRNSRSSTSGRLSGSRVSRGDTCRSKAEEKSYEQNGHTPPSIASTRFSYTGIRASAWSELT